From Pelagicoccus sp. SDUM812003, a single genomic window includes:
- a CDS encoding insulinase family protein produces MLFLKRIPLIALIILAFAPAGVAQLPEDFDLEGPLPVDPNVRTGTLENGLRYYVRENGKPENRASLRLVINAGSLQEDDNQRGIAHFLEHMAFNGTEHFQKMELVNFLEGIGMNFGQHLNASTSFDQTIYQLEVPWEDPEVIDKAFLILEDWAANLTLDPYEIEQERGVIVEEWRSGQGAGQRIRDQQYPLIYYNSRYAKRLPIGSMVVVQNAPAERFRDFYEKWYRPNLMAVIAVGDFDGAQIEQTIIDRFSKLSNPEDAPERVNYEVPDHEQTLFSIISDPELTSTSVNIYLKVDPDPDSSAIDYRRHLLRRIYFSMLNQRLAERGIVADPPYLSAGVGHSKLGREKAAYYMSIGLLEDKIQEGIETVVSEVTRAARDGFSQSELDRAVADMIRVMDRYYDQRDTTQSSVFASEYTRAFTVDEPIPGIALERAMTRAFLDGLKVDEVNVVGEAFQRRDNRVILFTAPEGDGRELPSEEDLLAAIEAGEQADIGEYVDEVSDAPLLSEEPTPGEIVEETYHQEVDTYEWLLSNGARVLVKATDFQADQILMSAYSEGGRSLVMDDEFVPAVTSTMLLGESGIGPFNTIELDKKLAGTTIRLSPSINENSETLSGSASPSDLETFFKLLYLQITHPNEEDLSVAFESVRTRLTSLVANRQKSPGAVFQDAIEKELYGDHPRHQPLDLARLEEMDAPLSLEIFKDRFQNAGDFVFCFVGAMDLDQMREYVKRYIASLPSEGGEAEKARFHGDKPAEGRLSVDVSKGLEEKTSVRVFFNGDAEWSPENRYAFAFARALLNIRMREVLREENSGVYGVGVFGTLSRLPEPSYSSGFAFSCDPGNAEMLVRLGLLEIIALQEQGPRPENVRKVREQHIREHENGLRENGFWLNNLMGVYREGRPFSEILEFPERVRSFDPEEARQAAIRYFDMQNLLIAYLRPEYQE; encoded by the coding sequence ATGCTTTTTCTGAAACGAATACCACTCATCGCCCTGATAATCCTGGCTTTCGCTCCTGCGGGCGTGGCCCAGCTCCCCGAGGATTTCGACCTCGAAGGCCCCTTGCCGGTGGACCCGAACGTGCGCACCGGCACTCTGGAAAACGGGCTCCGCTACTACGTGAGGGAAAACGGCAAGCCGGAGAACCGAGCTTCGCTGCGCTTGGTGATCAATGCCGGATCGTTGCAGGAGGACGACAACCAGCGCGGCATCGCCCACTTCCTGGAGCACATGGCGTTCAACGGGACGGAGCACTTCCAGAAGATGGAGCTGGTGAATTTCCTGGAAGGCATCGGCATGAACTTCGGTCAGCACCTCAACGCCAGCACCTCTTTCGATCAGACCATCTACCAGCTCGAAGTGCCTTGGGAGGACCCGGAGGTCATCGACAAGGCCTTTCTCATCCTGGAGGACTGGGCGGCGAACCTCACTCTCGACCCGTACGAGATCGAGCAGGAGCGCGGCGTGATCGTGGAGGAGTGGCGCTCCGGGCAGGGAGCAGGCCAGCGTATCCGCGACCAGCAGTATCCATTGATCTACTACAACTCCCGCTACGCGAAACGATTGCCCATCGGCTCCATGGTCGTGGTGCAGAACGCCCCGGCGGAGCGGTTTCGCGATTTCTACGAAAAGTGGTACCGGCCGAATCTCATGGCGGTCATCGCGGTGGGCGACTTCGATGGAGCGCAAATCGAGCAGACGATCATCGATCGATTCTCAAAGCTGAGCAATCCCGAGGACGCCCCCGAGCGGGTGAATTACGAGGTGCCGGATCACGAGCAGACGCTTTTCTCCATCATCTCCGACCCGGAGCTCACCTCTACCAGCGTGAACATCTACCTGAAAGTCGATCCCGATCCGGACTCCTCCGCCATCGACTACCGACGTCACCTGCTGCGGCGCATTTACTTTTCCATGCTCAATCAGCGCCTGGCCGAACGTGGCATCGTGGCAGATCCGCCGTACCTGTCGGCTGGGGTAGGTCACTCTAAGCTTGGGCGGGAGAAGGCGGCCTACTACATGTCGATCGGTCTGCTGGAGGACAAGATCCAGGAAGGCATCGAAACGGTGGTTTCGGAAGTGACTCGCGCCGCTCGAGATGGCTTCAGCCAAAGCGAGCTCGATCGCGCCGTGGCGGACATGATACGGGTGATGGATCGCTACTACGATCAACGCGACACCACTCAGTCGTCCGTATTCGCAAGTGAATACACGCGAGCCTTCACGGTAGACGAACCGATTCCGGGCATCGCTCTGGAACGGGCCATGACGCGGGCATTTCTCGACGGGCTGAAGGTCGACGAGGTCAACGTGGTGGGCGAGGCCTTTCAGCGACGAGACAACCGAGTCATTCTTTTCACCGCCCCGGAAGGTGATGGGCGGGAGCTCCCAAGCGAGGAGGATTTGCTGGCTGCGATCGAAGCGGGCGAGCAGGCTGACATCGGGGAGTACGTCGACGAAGTCTCGGACGCCCCGCTGCTTTCGGAGGAGCCCACCCCTGGAGAAATCGTTGAGGAAACGTATCACCAGGAAGTGGATACCTATGAATGGCTGCTATCCAACGGTGCTCGCGTACTGGTCAAGGCCACGGACTTTCAAGCCGATCAGATCCTGATGTCCGCCTACAGCGAAGGTGGACGCAGCTTGGTGATGGATGACGAATTCGTTCCCGCTGTCACCTCCACCATGCTGCTTGGCGAGAGCGGTATCGGCCCATTCAATACGATCGAGCTCGATAAGAAGCTCGCTGGCACGACCATTCGGCTGTCCCCTTCCATCAATGAAAACTCCGAAACGCTCAGCGGCTCCGCTTCGCCTTCGGATTTGGAAACGTTTTTCAAGCTGCTCTACCTTCAGATCACCCACCCGAACGAGGAGGATCTTTCCGTGGCCTTCGAGTCCGTGCGCACGCGGCTGACGTCCCTCGTGGCCAACCGCCAGAAGTCGCCAGGCGCGGTGTTTCAGGACGCCATCGAAAAGGAGCTCTACGGAGACCATCCGCGCCACCAGCCGCTGGATCTGGCTCGTCTCGAGGAAATGGACGCCCCGCTATCGCTGGAGATCTTCAAGGATCGTTTCCAGAACGCGGGCGATTTCGTTTTCTGTTTCGTTGGAGCGATGGACTTGGACCAGATGCGCGAGTACGTGAAGCGCTACATCGCCTCGCTGCCGAGCGAAGGCGGCGAAGCGGAGAAGGCTCGCTTCCATGGGGACAAGCCAGCGGAGGGGCGACTTTCGGTGGATGTCAGCAAAGGCCTGGAGGAAAAGACCTCCGTACGCGTCTTCTTCAACGGTGATGCTGAATGGTCGCCAGAAAATCGATACGCGTTCGCTTTCGCTCGCGCGTTGCTGAACATCCGCATGCGCGAAGTGCTGCGCGAGGAAAACAGCGGCGTCTACGGAGTGGGCGTGTTCGGCACGCTGAGCCGTTTGCCGGAGCCGTCCTACTCCAGCGGATTCGCGTTTTCCTGCGACCCCGGCAACGCCGAGATGCTGGTACGGCTAGGCCTTTTGGAGATCATCGCTCTGCAGGAGCAGGGACCGCGGCCGGAAAACGTGCGCAAGGTGCGCGAGCAGCACATCCGCGAACACGAAAACGGTCTACGCGAAAACGGATTCTGGCTGAACAACCTGATGGGCGTCTACCGGGAGGGTCGGCCGTTTTCCGAGATCCTGGAGTTTCCGGAGCGCGTGCGTTCCTTCGATCCGGAAGAGGCTCGCCAAGCGGCCATTCGCTACTTCGACATGCAGAACCTCCTCATCGCCTACCTGCGTCCCGAGTATCAGGAGTAG